Within Astyanax mexicanus isolate ESR-SI-001 chromosome 2, AstMex3_surface, whole genome shotgun sequence, the genomic segment CGCAGGAAGGTCTGGATCTGTTGGTGAGTTGACGTCCAAACCTCTTCGCAGCGTCGCATCCAGTCGTCAATGGCGGGTACCGGGGTCTCCACTGCAGTCCAGGGGGCCAGCGGAGGTTGGTAACCCAGATAGACCTGAAATGGGGTCAGACCAGTCGTGGCACATCTGAGAGAGTTCTGGGCCATCTCCGCCCAGACCAGGAACTTGGGCCAGTCCTCTGGATTTTTATGACAGTACACACGAAGGAACTTCCCTAGTTCCTGGTTAGCACGCTCACACTGGCCGTTGCTCTGGGGGTGATACCCCGACGTCAAGCTGACATTCACCCCTAAATGTTGACAAAAGGCCCGCCAGACTCTCGATATAAACTGGGGGCCACGGTCGGAGACAATGTCCTCTGGGATACCAAAATGGCGGAATACATGGTCCACCAAGGCTTGGGCCGTCTGGAGGGTGGATGGCAAAGAGGAAAATGGGATAAATCGCACCCCCCTTGAGAAACGGTCGATGATGGTCAGGACTGTGTTGAAACCCAGTGAGCTGGGCAGGTCAGTTACATAATCCAGAGCCAGATGGGACCAAGGGCGTTCCGGGACAGGGAGAGGCATGAGCTTGCCTGTGGGGAGAGCCTTAGGGGTCTTGCATTTGGCACAAGCACTACAGGATGCTACAATCCTAGCGATGTCTGTTCTCATGCCCTCCCACCAGTACTTTTGAGAGAGAAGGTGGAAGGTTCGCCTCCCTCCTGGGTGACCTGATGAGGGTAACGTGTGAGCCCAAGTGACAAGACGGACCCGAAAGGGAGCAGGGACGTAGGTCAGTCCCTGTGGACAGGCATGGGGAACAGTAGTATTAACTAATGCCTGGGATAATTCATCGTCTAGGTCCCACTGAATGGCCTGGATCTTAACACTAGGGGGCAGGACAGGTATGGCACTAGCCTGGATTGGGCTGTCCTTTTGGAAGACTCTGGACAGGGCATCGGCCTTGGTGTTCTTGGAACCTGGTCTATAAGTAATAGAAAAAGCAAAGCGTGAAAAAAAAAGGGACCAACGGGCCTGACGGGGGTTCACTATCTTAGTGTGTCTAAGAAACTCCAAATTCTTGTGGTCGGTGATCACCTGGAAAGGAAAGGCAGCACCTTCTAACCAGTGACGCCATTCACCCAAGGCCAATTTCACCGCGAGGAGCTCACGATCTCCCACGCCATAATTTTGCTCCGCTGCACTCAACTTACGTGAGAAAAAGGCCACGGGGTAGATTCTGTCACTCTCCCCATGGCGTTGGGAGAGAACAGCCCCCACTCCGGCGTTAGAGGCATCTACCTCTACGATAAAAGGCTTCTGGGGGTCAGGGTGTTTAAGGATTGGGGCAGAAGTAAAAGCCAACTTAAGGGCCTGGAAGGCTTTATCAGCCTGGGGGGTCCATACTAGCTTCTTAGGGGCACCTTTAAAAAGGGAAGTGATAGGAGCAGCCAGGGTGCTAAAGTTCTTGATAAACCGCCTGTAGAAATTGGCGAATCCCATGAAGCTCTGAACCTCCTTTACTGAGGTAGGCTTGGGCCAGTCCAGGACTGCCTGAACTTTCTCCTGATCCATGACCACCCCCTCATTACTAATAATGTACCCCAGGAAGGAAACTCTGGATAGATGGAACGCACATTTCTCTAACTTGACATACAGCTCATTCTCGAGTAGACGGACTAGGACCTGGCGAACATGGCGAACATGGGACTGAAAATCAGGGGAGTAAATCAAAATGTCATCCAAAAATGCGATCACAAACTTGCCAAGGAACTCCCTGAGGACATCGTTTATGAGGCTTTGAAAAAAGGATGGGGCACTGGCCAGCCCATACGGCATAACTCGGTACTGGTAATGGCCAGAGGTGGTAAGGAATGCAGTCTTCCACTCGTCTCCCTCCTTTACTCGGAGAAGGTTGTAGGCACTTCTTAAGTCTAGCTTAGAAAATACCCGGGCACCTCTAAGCTGTTCCAAAGCGGACGGCACCAGAGGAAGGGGGTAAGGGAAGCGCTTGGTGATGGCATTCAGGGCCCGATAGTCAATACAGGGACGAAGACCTCCACCCTTCTTCTTTATAAAGAAGAAACCAGAGGCTACTGGGGACCTGGATGGTTCGATGAATCCCTGAGCAAGAGCCTCAGTAATGTATTCCTCCATAGCCTTTTCCTCCTCACCTGTCAGTGGATAAATACGGGCCTTAGGGAGGATCGGATTGTCAACCAGGTCTATTGAGCAGTCATAGGGACGGTGAGGGGGAAGCTTGGTGGCCTGGACCTGACTAAAAACCTCCTGGAGGTCGTGATACTCTGGAGGAATTTCAATTAGGTTTAGGGGCTCAGGACTCTCTATACGTGTAGAGTGGGCTTGTACTGGAACTCGTTCCAGGCAGTGGCGCTGACAGTAAGGGGACCAGGCGATTATCTCCTTCTCAGGCCAAGAGATGTGGGGATTGTGGGTCATAAGCCAGGGAAGACCTAATATAATGTCATGGTCTGTTTGAGGTAGGACTAGAAGTCGAATTTCCTCACTGTGAAGGCTTGAGACAGCCAGACGCGTAGGTTGGGTGACGTGTGTGACAGGAGCTTGACCCAGCGGCTGACCATCCAGAGCAGTGACACGGAGGGAGGGATTGACTGGTTCTGTGGGGATTTGGAGCAGCTCCACGACCTCCGCGCTGATGAAGTTGCCCTCAGCACCACAGTCTATCAGGGCTGAAACAGAGAAGGACTCATTTACACAGCGTATCAGCACAGGCAACAGGAATGATTTTGAGACCAACCCCCTGGCTGAGGTACTCACTACATTAGCGCCTGGAGTGAACTCCCGGCGCTGTCCAAGGGGTTGGGCGTGGGCTCCTGACGGACGTAGTCCGCAATCACGCCTCGCGTGATTGGAGCCTCCACAATACAAACAGAGACCCTCTCTGAAACGGCGTTGGCGCTCCTCTGGTGAAAGACGACGGGAACCCAACTCCATGGGCTCTGGAGCAGACAGAGGAAGTGTTGGCACCGTACTGGGGTATGAGGTGGTGCTGGGTTTGTTAGCCATGGCAGCCCCAAGGGTTCCAGCCGTGTTTCGGGCCTGTACGGGACTGTGGGCTACTGAACGGCTCAAAAGCTGGTCTAGTTTTATAGACAGGGAAATAAGCTGAGTTAAATCGAGCTCATCGTCCCGGCATGCCAACTCCCGCTGGATGCGTGTGCTTAACCCATGGCGATACATGGCAATGAGCGCTTGCTCATTCCAACCACTCCCAGCGGCTAGTGTTCTGAACTCAAGGGCATAATCTGAGACAGACCGGCTACCCTGGGCTAGGCGAAGGAGGAGCTCTCCCTTAGCAAGCCCCTTCCTGGGGTGCTGAAACACCGCACGAAACTCCTCTAAAAATGACTGAAGGGTCCTCCTTTCATATAAGGGGTAAACAGCGGTGGCCCAATCCAGAGCCCTGCCGGCTAGGCAGGAGACTACGAAGCCTATCTTGGCTTCATCAGTGCCGGCTGGTtggtttttaaaataaactgcGCACTGAAGCAGAAACCCCTCACAGAGCTCTGGGTCACCATAATACGTCTCTGGTTTACTCACAGGATACGTATGGGACGTGACTTGGACAGGACTAGGGACGCTAGGCAGGTTTAGCGAAGATCTGATCAGTTCCGCTAGGTCTTTAACCTCACTGGCTAGTCCAGCAACCTGCTGTTGTTGGCCTTCTTGGTGTTGCGCCACAGTGCCAACAACTTGTGAAACGCGGGACAGCGTTTCCTGCTGTTGACCCAGGAATCGCCCCTGGGTCTGAACAGCCGTACTCAAGGCCTCCATCCCAATGGTCTCGGGTAGGGCCGAGTATTCTGTCATACCTGACTGGGATCAGGCAGAGAAAGAAaagggagacactgctgggatgggatacgaagcagttgtgtttattcaaaaacacaggaaaaatgataaaactcaaaaatggaaaacaaatgaaaacaaggAATATGCAACAATAACTATACgggaaaactagaaacaaactcAGAAATTGACAAATAAGATTGGActgggcaaagtaaagaaaatactgaaaaaacGGGAAAAACGAAAATCAGCcgaaacaataaaaccaggaagtggccaaaacaataagaccTGCGCGTAGCGCGGTACAGCGGGGAAAACGGGACAACTAGGCTAACAAACGAGAAcaaaaaactactaagcagagcttagggaaaacggctagactgagaaaaataaaactggacaaataaacaaaataagaaaatataacagaaaatacttaGGCAACGGGGAATCCGGGGAAACGGGAAGACAGGACCGTCAGGGAGAAACGCTTTGTACAGACAGCTAACAGGCTGGAACCGcagggaaacacagaccatgatagAGACCAATACTCGGCgaagagtggaggagagcagcgtgcttttaagctgctctccacagctgaagccagtctgtgatcagggctgagcagccgtgtgtgtgtgtgctcagaagGAGCGGATGTCCTTATATGGGCATAGTGTTCTCAGCGAGTGCCGGAGGGGGGGCGCGGTTGCTCAGGCCTGACAGGTAGCAGTTGATTTGAAGTGTTCTTGAGGTTTTAACTGATATAAATACACATCAGTTAAAATATTGCCGTCTAAGATGAGTTGAATAAAAATGGTAAAGTATTTGTCAccacataaaatgcttttaaggtggaactgattTATTGCAGTGAATGAAAAAAACGTAATTGCATCAGAGAAGCATTCATAAATAGAATAGTGTATCTTCTTGAACAAATGAAgtattagaaacaaaaaaatccagcactttacactgtaaaaagtgttatTTCAGTTCTACCTAAAAATTACTTTGTGTGATTACACACAAATGAAATTGTTTTACTCAGATCAATATATCACCTTGATTTTTAAGAActgttcataaaaaaatatttaggttGAATAAAACTAGTTAATTTACTTGTTACAGACGCTTACTGTACCTGGTTTGCATCATTTAGCACACAACACCCCTAATATCTTGTCATATTGTACAGGACACATAATGGATTGTCCACTGCAAAAAAATGACAACTTTTACAGATGGTCAACACACCTGGGTGAAAGATCGGCTAAGATGGCAGTCAATTGTGATTTGCCTATTTGTTCAAATTTGTTCAACAGTTTGTCTCTATAACCATTATCATTTCTTGGGCTTAGATTGCAGTCAGATAGTAAATTGATATgcagtttttttcatgtttggtATTGGAGTTCGGTGTAAAATCTTTGTAATAGTATATGCAAGTATTTGCAAACTGAGCTACAGAAAAACAAagttttttataaatttattttttgggtttttcccattttctccaaatttggctggccaattgtcccaccccacTATATAtccccatcacaagtgatgcctctgacacaaggagggtgaatactagcacacgcctcctccgacacgtgtgaagtctgCCACCGCCTCTTcacgagctgctgctgataccaAGCACTTTTAGTTCTCTTTTAAAAACTCTTCACACAATTTTTGTTCACAGTAGACAGTCCATTACAGGCCCAGCACACAATAAGCAACTGCTTATTCATATAAGCAAGAGAGGAAATTAGGTGTTATGTGAATGTGAACATGTGACGAGATAATGCAGATcagttaaattaaacattttttctttGCTAGGTAATGTAAAGTCATGGATTTTTGCtcttataaaatgaaaatatatctTTTTGCTTTGCTGTTATTTTCTGGTGTGATGAGTCTTTTTATTCACTGTGTTTAGTTTGTCAGTTCAACCTAAAAAATACTTTGTGTGGTATCAAACAACCTGACTGCATTTATTCAGCCCAAATAAATACtttcaatgaaaaacatttttgtttagaataaCAAAGtcaatattttacataaattcaAATCTCAAATACACTTCAAATCAAGTGCTGCCCTGTTCCACTGTGTTGTTCATGTGATTAACCAAAGAACAATAAActtataaaaaatatgaaaaaaaatgtaaaacaataactaaataatatgtatcattttaattttttaattggcATAAATTATAGGTTGATTGTTCCTTTGAGGATGTGTTTTCGGAGGAAGACGTGGCTATGGATATTGAGAGGCATGACAAGATCCTGAACATTGTTCAAGAGAATGTGGAGGAAGTTCAGGAGAGAACCAGAAAAAGGCTGCGGTCAAAACTACCTGAGCAAAACCTTCAGGTGGGGGACGTAGTTTTGAGAAGGAACATCCGCAGCCAGCAACAGAAAGGAGGGAAGCTGGACCCAGAATTCCTAGGTCCTTTCACAGTCAGCAAAATAGATGGGAAAAGCATTGATCTTGTTGTTTCTAATGGAAAGTCCATCTGGAAAGTCAGCATTGAACATTTAAAACTATTCCACAAAACCCCAAGGATACCCAAAAAGTTGAAGGGGCATCCTGAAGTCTGCACTATCGCTCCTCCCCTACAGTCCCCAGTCACTGTTGCTGCCTCTTAGTCTGCTGTCACCTCCACTCCACCAACCACTTTCACCTCTGGTCAACCTACTGTCACCTCCACTCCACCAGCCACAGTCACTTCTGTCCAACATGCGGTCACCTCCATTCCATCtgctgtcatctcctctccaacAGCCACTGTCAACCCAATACGACCTGCTGTTGCCTCCTCTCCACCTGCTGTCACTTCTGCACCTGGTGGAATCTCTTCTCCACCTGCTGGCATCCCCTTTGCTCCAACAGCCCTCGCCTTTTCAGGAAAATGTATGTAGGCATGAACAACCTAATTGGAATatataattcatttaaattcTATACAATATACAAACCAGAAAGATTGCAAAAAGTGGATAAACTACACTAAAAATTACTTAAATCTAAGGAAACACAACATGCACAGCTGGATTGTAAACACTTGGAAGTTTACTGAAAGTGCTGCTAACTGggtttttttgttatgtttcttTAGATTTGAAAGACGCCTGGGCGGGGAAAAATGTTCATGTCCTTCTATCTAAAATGGGTccttataaaatgttttattgggaCATTGCAAAGCTAGCACCAAATCAACAGCTTAAGGTAAGGCACAtcgcttttatttacttttttgtagAAGTTTTAACTTTTAGCCAGAAAGTGACATGATAGAAAATCATAAATGATGTGTGtagattcatattcatattgaTTTCTTCCTCTAAGGTGATCAATGCCTACCTGATGCACATTGTTAAAAAGAGTAATCAGCAGCAAAGAAGCAAACAGGCACTATGCATCGATTCCTTTGAGATGTCTAATATATGGCAGGGGAAAACCACAAAACTGAAGGTAGGCAAAGGgcacttttactttttaataatcctatattaatacatttctttgatCCATGTTGATCTTCAAAAATGATTTTTCCATTGCATGGTTAGTCTTGAACCTTTttcatttcaggcttcaaacggAAACACAACAATTTTAGAACAATTAGTTCTATTCATAAGCCTAAATAGTTCTTTGGTTCAAAGCAGAACACTTGGCACCTTATGGTGGCACCTTAAGGGTGGACAGCACCTTTTTCTAAGTATGTTATTGACCATTCGGCTACTTAaacattcttctttttttcttagtATGCTGAGAAAATTCTGTCAGGGGAGCCTCTGACTTTTTCCAGTTCAGCATCGGCAGTTTTGAAATACAGACAAGAGGTGGCAATGACACTGATTGAAGAAACAGGTAACTTTAAAATGAATAACATGTTGCTTCAAAATTCTGTTTCTTAGCTAATGACATAAGTCTTTATAATGATGACACGTAAAAGTCTGcaattaattatgtattttaatcAGATGATCTCAAAGAGCTATGCCACTACTGCGGAGAAAGAAACAATGGGAAAAGCAAACGTGGGAAAAGGAGGAAAAGACAAGAATGCTCTACTGTCTGGGTAAGAAGTTGTTGAATTAAGCAAATTCTTTATTCTGGTCCAGATCTGCGTATAATGTTTGGGACAAATCTAGTACATACAGTCATGTGGAAAAAATTAGAGCACCCCATAAGAACCTTTATTTTTGACCAAACATGGACATTTAATTTTCAATTAATACTATAATATAACTAAACCAATAAAACTGAAGGAATAtcttttacaaataaattgtaaaatgttaTTAATAGAAATGCAATTTTCTTGGAAAGGGGTGATTTGACACTGGCTGTGTATGCAAGAAGTCCCTCAAACatcaaacagttaaaaaaattcTGCATGAAGGAGGGAAAATGTTCTCCAAGTCGATGTCAGACACTGGTAGACGATTATAGGAAATGTCTAATTGAAGTTATTTCAGCCAAAGAGGGATATACAGCTGTTAGAGCATAGAGTGTCCTAACTTTTCCCTCACTAggaatctgcatcttttttcattaatttgttaaataaataataacaaaatcaaATTTTTGCAAAGGTGATACAATTACATCACCTTTATCTATAGATATTGTTTGAAAGAAGATCAGATATTGATATGtccaaaactaaatatttattgTGGAGTCctaattttttcacatgactaTAGAAGACatattgtattttacaaaaatgtaaaatgtgctatatatatcttatatatcttgaTTACAGATCCAGTGTGACAACTGCACACGGTGGTACCACATAACGTGTGTTGCAAATCCTAACCTAAAGGAGCCGTACAGCTGCCTTGCATGTGAACAAGGATAAGGACAGTATTATTTCGAAGCACACTTTAAATGTGGCAAAGGGCTCACTCCCTCAACCGGGTGTAAAAAAGATCAACACAATTCTTGATATCTGTACAGAAAATTTGTTAAATGTGTCTCActgtaatgtttttgttttgctcTTTGCTGTCCTCGTATGGTTTTAGATTTATTTCTCGTTTTTTGTTACATTTGAATGATTCTTTTatattctttcagtttttttctttcaGCAGATTATAGACCTAGTCATAAAATTTGGCAGGTTACTGAATAACAGGGTTCCATTAAGCAGACTGTGCACATCCCAAAGTCAAGTCATTTTAACCCACAAATCATGGCATTTTTCTTCCTTTCCATCAAGAAAAGATGTGTCATTGAGTTGTGGTGTTAGTGAGTGTGGCACTTACTCTATTGGTCGGTCTGTTTATGATAAAAAGGGTTGTTACGATATTTTAATTTGATGATTACGCTATTGGCTGTAGTagatgtaaaatatgttaaaataagaACAGAGTGGACCCAATGTGGTCAAAAACACTTGAGATTTTCCCTCCCGGCAGTTACTTTCTTATTGAGTTGAGTTCATTGTGTTCTCCCTGAAAACattgagtttatttatttcaccGTTTTATGCCTTTAATGCTGCGTTATCTTCCTTCGAATGTCACCTGTATGTAAAGGAAGTAGAATGTAACATTGCTTCTGAAAATGTACCTTACTTTTGTTCCCTTTTTGATTTGTGATGATAGCAATGATAATGCGTAAGACCACTTGTGCTGGAACATTTCTGTTTGTTCTTTTGTACTGAGGTAATGAGGGTTCAATGTGCAATGTGTTTCATGCTGTATATACAGACCGTTAAAGGTCCCTGACTGCACATTTTCAAGGAAAggttatgtaaatattttttgtttcctTGTTTTAAAAAACTGAGTGGTTTTAATGAATATAGTTTAAGCTGTGATCAGACTTTGGGAGGCATTGCGTTCCATGTTGTAGGTGCAGGTGCTTGATTATGCTACCTTACAGGACAGAATTGCTTGGAGGGGATTTGGAAAGCCAGAATAATTACCCACTAACATTCAAATAACCTTCCTCTGCCTACCACCTTCATCCAGTCATTTCACCCTACTGAACCCATAACCCTTCCTCTCAATATTGTACTGTAAATTTCTCAAATGTCTGATGGGTCAAGATTTAGTCTCACTGGTGCACACttgaaagggaaaaaaattattagttttgtgaattgatttttttgttaaaagtttATTCTTCTTGTTTGTTAAAAAAGGAATTAATATTcatgttttaattaaatgttggTTTCTATTCTTTGGCTTATTCATAATGGACACTGTGATTTATaccataaaagtaaataaaagtaaatcagtATACTAAATTATTGTGTCACTAATTTAGTGGAGATGTATGGGAGTATTGTGATGGCCCCCTTATCAATATTTGTCTATACACTCTAataattagttattttttaaaaGGATGATAAGTTATTTGAAAATATTTGCTTggtctttaaatatttttacatacatatatacatacattaatgtCAGATTCTGTTTGCAACTGTCAGAATTGGTGACCCCTATGCCAAGGCCCATCTGTCCACTCCAGTCATAAATGCTTTTCTTTGgctgaaaaggtgaagggatGGTAAGTCACCTGAAAACATTGGGTTTGATTTTAATTAGTTTGTATAGAGATGCAGAGCAGTCACATATTTTGACAGCAGCTATCAGAATTGGCGACCCCTATGCCACGGCCAGTCTGTCCACTGTCATGAATACTCTTTTTGGCTGAAAGGTGAAAGTCACCTGAAAACATTTGGTTGGATTTTAACTAGTTTGAAAGTGCATTGGTGTGCAGTAATAATCTCTATGTTAAATAGAGATGGCATAgagtcacatattctgataccagctgtcagaatctGTGaccccctattctaaagcattatggtaaagtccagtaataaatattttgtgtagctgaaaaggtaaAGGAATGGTGAGAAATTTGAGAGGGTTTGTCTGGTTTTACATTATTGTATGTGGAGATGGCagagggtcacatattctgataccagctgtcagaatctGTGACCCCTGTTccaaagcattatggtcaagtccagtaataaatgctgTGTGTAGCTGAAAATGTGAAGGAacagtgagtaatctgagaagatttggttggTTTTATACTCTTGTATGTGGAGATGGCagagggtcacatattctgataccagctgtcataATCCGTGACCCCCTATGCCAAGGCTTACCTGTGAATACCATTCTTGATTTTATTTTGTATCTGAAAAGGTGAAGggatagtgagtaatctgagaagatttggttggttttacactattttaaatgGAGATGGAATAgagtcacatattctgataccagctgtcagaatctGTGACCCCTGTTccaaagcattatggtcaagtccagtaataaatgctgTGTGTAGCTGAAAAAAGTGAAGAAacagtgagtaatctgagaagatttggttagttttatactattttaaatagagagggaatagggtcacatattctgataccagctgtcagaaagagTGACCCCCTATGCCAAGGCTTACCTGTGAATACCATTCTTGATTTTATTTTGTAGCTGAATAGGTGAAGGaatggtgagtaatctgagaagatttggttagttttatactattttaaatagagatggaatagggtcacatattctgataccagctgtcagaatctGTGACCCTTAatataaagcattatggtcaagtccagtaataaatgtttttgtagctgaaaatgtgaaggaatggtgagtaatctgagaagatctggttagttttacactgttttaaatggAGATggaatagggtcacatattctgatgccagctgtcagaaagtgtaaCCCTTAATGTAAAGCATTATGGTAAAGTCCAGTAATAAGTGttgtgtgtagctgaaaaggtgaagggatggtgagtaatctgagaagatttggttagttttacactgttttaaatgtaggtggaatagggtcacatattctgatgccAGCTGTCAGTATGAGTAAAGCCCAGTGATTGCatcactttcacaaaaaaaacaacaactttataaCTCATGCTTAAGATAGGACCTGGCAAAGGCACATATTTACAGTTGCATCATGTTTCAGCCCATTTTGTCTCCAAAATAtcagaaaacaatgaaaaaataacctaaaccttttataaatgtaattatctTTTAACA encodes:
- the LOC125798996 gene encoding uncharacterized protein LOC125798996 produces the protein MDIERHDKILNIVQENVEEVQERTRKRLRSKLPEQNLQVGDVVLRRNIRSQQQKGGKLDPEFLGPFTVSKIDGKSIDLVVSNGKSIWKSAVTSTPPTTFTSGQPTVTSTPPATVTSVQHAVTSIPSAVISSPTATVNPIRPAVASSPPAVTSAPGGISSPPAGIPFAPTALAFSGKYLKDAWAGKNVHVLLSKMGPYKMFYWDIAKLAPNQQLKVINAYLMHIVKKSNQQQRSKQALCIDSFEMSNIWQGKTTKLKYAEKILSGEPLTFSSSASAVLKYRQEVAMTLIEETDDLKELCHYCGERNNGKSKRGKRRKRQECSTVWIQCDNCTRWYHITCVANPNLKEPYSCLACEQG